In the genome of Desulfofarcimen acetoxidans DSM 771, one region contains:
- a CDS encoding permease, with protein MYQTATIKRSLKCFFFVFVFVYLIILLGPQTRLIFNAIQKETFSNLHLIFFSIIVEALPFVILGVIGSMLLETFVSPDLVRRLLPRTWLLGILVSGLLGILFPFCECGLVPIVRRLMEKGVPAPLATVFLLTVPVINPVVGAATHFAFFNRPDFMYWRLGGAYIIAITVGFIILRTWRGKNPLKQSNYYHSCGCGCEYGYSYKINRPLGNRLVGAFEHAQQEFFSIMQYLIIGAFLASSAQVFLPRLWLTAAGSHPVGSVGVMMGLAFFLSICSGADAFVANTFVNIFTPGSLVAFMVFGPMVDLKNLMMMLSAFKVRFVVRLVFSVTILALTLGVMINKMGVIAR; from the coding sequence ATGTATCAAACGGCGACAATAAAGCGAAGCCTAAAATGCTTTTTCTTTGTTTTTGTTTTTGTATACCTGATAATATTGTTGGGTCCACAAACTCGACTGATATTTAATGCAATTCAGAAAGAGACTTTTAGCAATTTGCATTTGATTTTTTTTAGCATCATCGTGGAAGCTCTGCCTTTTGTAATATTAGGTGTTATAGGTTCTATGCTTCTTGAAACATTTGTTTCCCCGGATTTAGTCCGCAGATTATTACCCCGGACCTGGTTATTAGGCATACTTGTTTCCGGATTATTGGGTATTCTGTTTCCGTTTTGTGAATGTGGTCTTGTGCCTATAGTTCGCCGGCTTATGGAAAAAGGCGTTCCTGCACCTTTGGCTACGGTTTTTCTTTTGACGGTGCCTGTTATAAACCCTGTGGTTGGAGCAGCAACCCACTTTGCTTTTTTTAACCGGCCGGATTTTATGTACTGGCGGCTCGGAGGAGCATATATTATAGCAATCACTGTTGGTTTTATAATTCTTCGTACCTGGAGAGGGAAAAACCCTTTAAAACAAAGCAATTATTATCATTCCTGTGGCTGTGGTTGTGAGTATGGTTATTCATATAAAATTAATAGACCTCTTGGAAATCGATTAGTGGGTGCTTTTGAGCATGCGCAGCAAGAATTCTTCAGTATTATGCAATACCTGATCATCGGAGCTTTTTTAGCGTCGTCCGCTCAAGTATTTTTACCGAGATTGTGGCTGACCGCAGCAGGTTCACACCCTGTCGGCTCTGTCGGTGTAATGATGGGACTGGCTTTTTTCCTGTCAATTTGCTCCGGCGCAGACGCATTTGTCGCCAATACCTTTGTAAATATTTTTACACCTGGATCTTTGGTAGCTTTCATGGTTTTTGGTCCAATGGTTGATCTGAAAAATCTTATGATGATGTTATCAGCCTTTAAAGTGAGATTTGTGGTAAGGTTGGTTTTCTCTGTAACAATACTGGCGCTTACCCTTGGGGTTATGATAAACAAAATGGGGGTGATAGCCAGATGA
- a CDS encoding TIGR03943 family putative permease subunit yields MKSLVRLLALLILNYTLLKLLKTEQITYYINPRFIPLTKFALVFLMILSLFTLNDLLRAFKSKENGFWSLKGVPFLLLLAVLTPLAFSPKVLDSSMANQKGMISYQQGSQDQAQDNSINRTSTSPNENDLQSVQQLDDSSSKNRATQTGPVASTNGVFQLNDNNYYIFIGDLYNNKDKYIGKEIEVDGFIMHIDLLGPNQFLAARYLMACCAADASVIGFAVESKAPYPDNTWVRVRGKLTKIDDNGPYLKLTKIQRITQPADPYIYP; encoded by the coding sequence ATGAAGTCTCTTGTTCGTTTACTGGCCCTGTTAATCTTAAACTATACTTTATTAAAACTTTTAAAAACAGAGCAGATCACATATTATATAAACCCCCGCTTTATTCCCTTAACAAAGTTTGCGCTGGTATTTTTAATGATTTTATCTTTGTTTACTTTAAATGATTTACTCCGTGCATTTAAATCAAAAGAGAATGGTTTTTGGTCCCTAAAAGGTGTTCCCTTTTTATTGCTGCTGGCTGTTTTGACCCCCTTAGCTTTTTCCCCAAAGGTTTTGGACAGTTCCATGGCTAACCAGAAGGGTATGATTTCATATCAACAGGGATCTCAAGATCAAGCACAGGATAATAGTATTAATAGAACGAGTACATCGCCAAACGAGAACGACCTGCAAAGTGTTCAACAATTAGACGATAGCAGCAGTAAAAATCGAGCGACCCAGACCGGCCCGGTAGCCAGTACTAACGGAGTTTTTCAACTTAATGATAACAACTACTATATATTCATAGGTGACCTGTATAATAACAAGGACAAATATATTGGCAAAGAAATTGAGGTCGACGGGTTTATCATGCACATAGATCTACTGGGGCCCAATCAGTTTCTGGCGGCTCGTTATTTAATGGCATGTTGTGCAGCAGATGCTTCCGTTATTGGGTTTGCAGTTGAGAGTAAAGCTCCATATCCTGATAATACATGGGTTAGGGTACGAGGTAAGCTGACAAAAATAGATGATAACGGTCCATATCTAAAGCTGACTAAAATACAACGGATTACGCAACCTGCTGATCCGTATATTTATCCATAG
- a CDS encoding CobW family GTP-binding protein — translation MGKKIPVTIISGFLGAGKTTLIQKLLEECFQGERIFLLENEFGRVGIDGSLLSQYKVEMREIYSGCICCSLKGDFTNALIDALDKVKPQRILIEPTGVGKLSEIISVLEQSIFQDKLAIDQIITVVDAQKSLSFLKNFGEFFKDQVRRAKTLILSKTQKVAWQEVQTLIQELRILNSEALCVTTPWNQLTGTQILSKGTSLEKYLNLVNSPVSAKPTFRIKFGTQHRSGHSGVAHTTKEAFQSWSWESPKVFKEAALEKLLSRLEKETSFGTVIRAKGFVPGLNGWLHFEYVSGDWNISTGSPQSIGRAVVIGQGLQEERLKHLFGGAVYEGC, via the coding sequence ATGGGTAAGAAAATTCCTGTTACTATTATTTCAGGTTTTTTGGGAGCAGGTAAAACAACTTTGATTCAAAAACTGTTGGAGGAATGTTTTCAAGGCGAAAGAATTTTTTTATTGGAAAATGAATTTGGACGGGTAGGCATAGATGGTTCTTTACTTTCTCAATATAAAGTGGAGATGAGAGAAATATATTCAGGTTGTATATGTTGTTCCTTGAAGGGTGATTTTACTAACGCATTGATTGATGCACTGGACAAAGTAAAACCCCAAAGAATTTTAATTGAGCCCACCGGAGTAGGTAAACTTTCAGAAATCATTAGTGTTTTGGAACAATCCATATTTCAAGATAAATTAGCAATAGACCAGATCATCACGGTAGTTGATGCCCAAAAGTCCCTGAGCTTTCTTAAGAACTTCGGTGAATTTTTTAAAGACCAAGTGCGTCGTGCCAAAACCCTGATTTTAAGCAAAACACAAAAGGTAGCCTGGCAAGAGGTCCAGACACTGATACAGGAGCTTCGTATTTTAAATTCGGAGGCCTTATGTGTGACTACTCCCTGGAACCAATTAACCGGAACACAAATTCTCTCCAAGGGCACCTCTTTAGAAAAATATTTAAATCTTGTAAATTCACCAGTCTCGGCAAAACCCACGTTTCGTATAAAATTTGGTACCCAGCACAGAAGTGGACACTCCGGTGTAGCCCACACAACAAAAGAAGCTTTCCAGAGTTGGTCCTGGGAAAGCCCAAAGGTTTTCAAAGAAGCTGCCTTAGAAAAATTATTGTCAAGGCTGGAAAAGGAGACGAGCTTCGGAACGGTTATACGTGCTAAAGGATTTGTGCCGGGATTGAATGGATGGTTGCATTTCGAATATGTCAGCGGCGATTGGAACATTTCTACCGGGTCCCCGCAGTCTATCGGACGGGCAGTTGTTATTGGTCAAGGTTTACAAGAGGAACGCTTGAAACATCTCTTTGGAGGCGCGGTTTATGAGGGTTGTTGA
- a CDS encoding FmdE family protein translates to MRKTTAVCVLLCMLFVLPGLVLAQGTTADIENLVGKGKVTSLHLLGVKATNIAMQQLSFTKGDANVLAMTDAGYSIISGQTTEKCIDGVIAASGCTTGGSNLLMIHRSKELPLWFAFFKEDTRDFIYLQVNSAVVNKSVDELNKLADNQIFNIIAKENIKLDDLYNNPDKWNEKINNKVFGGNESSLIGIASIWAHPKCTFDFLQAAQFHNHICPGVNSGYLISKYLDKNLPLQQGQSYKIFAVPSWCKDDALQVIYDATVGKKGMFASDLTEEQKKMLPDNAKGVAGIYIRWDAKTNTGSGLVLAFDFDKASELAGVQNAAGPFVKLKTALTMMDYVNQPEIMVSTLKQFNVASAEELTALQAAGVNPLIKLGIMEEVK, encoded by the coding sequence ATGAGAAAAACAACAGCAGTATGTGTATTGCTGTGCATGCTTTTTGTTCTCCCGGGCCTTGTTTTAGCCCAGGGGACAACAGCGGATATAGAAAATTTAGTTGGTAAAGGAAAGGTAACCTCCCTGCATTTATTAGGCGTCAAAGCGACAAATATTGCAATGCAGCAGTTATCCTTTACTAAAGGCGATGCTAATGTACTGGCCATGACTGATGCCGGTTATTCGATTATTAGCGGTCAAACTACCGAAAAATGTATTGACGGTGTAATAGCCGCTTCAGGATGTACCACAGGCGGGAGCAATTTATTGATGATTCACCGCAGTAAAGAACTGCCTCTTTGGTTTGCTTTTTTCAAGGAAGACACCAGAGATTTTATCTACCTGCAAGTAAACAGCGCAGTTGTTAATAAATCCGTAGATGAACTTAATAAACTTGCCGACAACCAGATATTTAATATTATTGCCAAAGAAAATATAAAGTTAGATGACTTATATAATAATCCTGATAAATGGAATGAAAAAATAAATAACAAAGTATTCGGTGGAAATGAATCAAGCTTAATAGGCATCGCCAGTATTTGGGCACACCCCAAATGCACCTTTGATTTTTTGCAGGCCGCCCAATTTCATAATCATATCTGCCCGGGTGTGAACAGCGGGTATTTAATAAGTAAATATTTGGATAAGAATTTACCTTTACAACAAGGACAATCATATAAAATTTTTGCTGTCCCATCCTGGTGCAAAGATGACGCTCTACAGGTAATATATGATGCAACGGTCGGGAAAAAGGGTATGTTTGCAAGCGATCTGACTGAAGAACAGAAGAAAATGCTTCCTGACAATGCCAAAGGAGTTGCCGGAATATACATTCGCTGGGACGCAAAAACAAATACCGGAAGCGGGTTGGTTCTGGCTTTTGACTTTGATAAAGCCAGTGAATTGGCAGGGGTGCAAAACGCTGCGGGTCCTTTTGTGAAACTAAAAACCGCGTTAACCATGATGGATTATGTAAATCAGCCGGAAATCATGGTTTCAACATTGAAACAATTTAACGTTGCCAGTGCAGAGGAACTTACAGCACTCCAAGCAGCGGGAGTAAATCCTTTGATTAAGCTTGGCATAATGGAGGAAGTTAAATAG
- the tsaA gene encoding tRNA (N6-threonylcarbamoyladenosine(37)-N6)-methyltransferase TrmO — MVNYILKPIGRIISDYKEKSQAPFQGRFKENISYLEINQEYMAGLKDIETVSHIIVLYWGHLSDRETLLAKTPFGEEPRGVFSCRSPNRPNPVAVCVAQLLEVKDNILKVKGVDALDQSPLLDIKPYSNKVDMVPDACIGWLESVQSAKQ; from the coding sequence ATGGTAAACTATATTTTAAAACCAATCGGCAGAATAATCAGCGATTATAAGGAAAAAAGCCAGGCGCCTTTTCAGGGTCGTTTTAAAGAGAATATCTCTTATCTGGAAATAAATCAGGAATACATGGCCGGTTTAAAAGATATTGAAACAGTATCTCACATCATCGTATTGTATTGGGGGCACTTAAGTGACCGCGAAACACTGCTGGCTAAAACCCCTTTTGGTGAAGAACCGCGGGGTGTATTTTCTTGTCGTTCCCCAAACCGTCCTAATCCGGTAGCTGTTTGTGTGGCACAATTATTGGAAGTAAAGGACAATATATTGAAAGTTAAGGGCGTTGATGCGTTGGATCAAAGTCCTCTTTTGGACATAAAACCTTACAGCAATAAGGTAGATATGGTTCCAGACGCGTGTATAGGATGGCTGGAATCAGTACAGTCAGCCAAACAATAA
- a CDS encoding P-loop NTPase → MPKIVVCGKGGSGKSVLTTLLAKVSADKGYQVLIVDADESNLGLSRMLGIPMPEKSLLDYLGGKKEVGGKLRAALSQQQKEVEFSLLSSTESIDPDCISSDGKNISMVVVGKVHHVKEGCACPMGVVAREFFSKIPGEKQLVLVDTEAGIEHLGRGIDAAADMVLLSIEPSFESVLLAEKVFAMTSEANIPCQAVISKANPNVVPSMQVELKKRGIMPIGVIPFDQAVAEACLNGTPVEGDTAIEAVKDIQAYLEREIW, encoded by the coding sequence ATGCCTAAAATTGTCGTATGCGGAAAAGGCGGTAGTGGAAAAAGTGTTTTGACAACTCTTCTGGCGAAAGTCTCTGCGGACAAAGGGTATCAGGTGCTGATAGTTGATGCTGATGAATCAAATCTAGGGCTTTCACGAATGCTTGGCATACCCATGCCGGAAAAATCCTTATTGGATTATCTTGGCGGCAAAAAGGAGGTTGGCGGCAAATTAAGAGCAGCTTTGTCCCAGCAGCAGAAAGAAGTGGAGTTTTCATTGTTGAGCAGTACAGAATCAATAGATCCTGATTGCATCAGTTCTGACGGCAAAAACATATCGATGGTGGTTGTAGGAAAAGTGCACCATGTCAAAGAAGGTTGCGCTTGCCCGATGGGTGTTGTAGCTCGCGAGTTTTTTTCTAAGATACCGGGAGAAAAACAGCTGGTACTGGTAGATACCGAAGCCGGTATTGAGCACCTGGGTCGCGGCATTGATGCAGCGGCAGACATGGTTCTGCTTAGTATAGAACCTTCTTTCGAATCCGTATTGCTGGCCGAGAAAGTATTTGCTATGACAAGTGAGGCAAATATTCCTTGCCAGGCAGTTATCAGTAAAGCTAACCCAAATGTTGTGCCGTCCATGCAGGTAGAGTTGAAAAAAAGGGGCATTATGCCGATTGGAGTTATCCCATTTGATCAAGCTGTGGCGGAAGCTTGTTTAAACGGCACTCCGGTGGAAGGTGATACAGCGATAGAAGCTGTTAAGGACATTCAGGCATATTTGGAGAGGGAAATATGGTAA
- a CDS encoding ABC transporter substrate-binding protein, translated as MDAKQKWLRQLITLLLMLGLTVVVLSGCGTNRAVEKNAGGSGEVAVYTIADSTGDWGFPSPYTHYNRGPGYVRMSFLFDTLVWKNDREYLPGLAEKWQYLTQENAYLFNLQKNVTWHDGEKFTSGDVLFTYNYVKAHPYQWADVGMIKKIEALDDYTVKMYLNKPYAPFLDTVVGSMPILPGHIWKNVQNPMQFQKEEALIGTGPYKLLDYNKEQGTYLYEAYDNYYLGKPRVKQLKFIKISNEMVGNALKQKQADAAQVPPELASQMEKEGFNILKGSHDSVVKIQINHRKEPLSNKEFRQALAYAVNRQELLDTTLRGYGLVGNPGLVPPDNSWYNPQVEQYSYNPVKTGEILAKLGYVKKGMYFAKDGKPLELELLISGAGSANTPGVRQGEMIKEQLEKAGIKVNLRSLDPKTLDSMVGEWKFDLALISHGGMGGEPKVLNTMITDKSFNSARYLKSEELNSLLQQQLEKINQQERRKLINRIQEIYAQEMPSLPLYYPSSYWVYDNQVKLFYTKQGIGIGVPIPANKMSFVK; from the coding sequence GTGGATGCAAAACAAAAATGGCTCAGGCAGTTAATTACACTATTACTTATGCTGGGCCTAACAGTGGTTGTGCTGTCAGGTTGTGGCACAAACCGGGCTGTCGAGAAAAATGCCGGCGGGTCAGGTGAAGTTGCTGTTTATACTATCGCCGATTCAACGGGTGACTGGGGTTTTCCTTCTCCTTATACTCACTATAACCGGGGACCTGGCTACGTAAGAATGAGTTTTCTCTTTGACACACTGGTGTGGAAAAACGATCGGGAGTATCTGCCTGGTCTGGCCGAAAAATGGCAATACCTGACGCAGGAAAATGCTTATTTGTTTAACCTGCAAAAAAATGTTACCTGGCATGACGGGGAAAAATTTACTTCCGGAGATGTGCTGTTTACGTATAATTATGTTAAAGCCCACCCTTATCAATGGGCCGATGTCGGCATGATTAAGAAAATCGAGGCTTTGGACGATTATACTGTAAAGATGTATTTAAACAAACCCTATGCTCCGTTCTTGGATACCGTGGTTGGCAGCATGCCCATTTTGCCCGGGCATATTTGGAAAAATGTGCAAAATCCAATGCAGTTCCAGAAGGAGGAGGCATTAATCGGGACCGGTCCTTATAAGCTGTTGGATTACAATAAAGAGCAAGGTACATACCTATATGAGGCCTATGATAATTATTACCTGGGAAAACCCCGGGTGAAGCAGTTAAAGTTCATTAAAATTAGCAATGAAATGGTGGGGAATGCTTTAAAACAGAAACAGGCTGACGCGGCGCAAGTTCCGCCGGAACTGGCCAGTCAAATGGAAAAAGAAGGATTTAATATTTTAAAAGGTTCTCACGATTCGGTAGTCAAAATACAAATAAACCACCGGAAAGAGCCCCTGTCCAATAAAGAATTCCGGCAGGCGCTGGCTTATGCCGTAAACCGCCAGGAACTGTTGGATACTACCCTGCGGGGTTATGGTCTGGTAGGCAATCCGGGCTTGGTGCCGCCGGATAACAGCTGGTATAATCCTCAAGTGGAACAATACTCTTATAACCCGGTCAAAACGGGGGAAATACTTGCCAAACTGGGATATGTTAAAAAAGGAATGTATTTTGCGAAGGACGGAAAACCGCTGGAACTGGAGCTTTTAATCAGTGGGGCAGGTTCAGCTAATACTCCGGGAGTGCGCCAGGGCGAAATGATTAAGGAGCAGTTGGAAAAGGCGGGCATAAAGGTAAATTTGCGCAGCCTGGATCCCAAGACACTCGACAGCATGGTGGGAGAATGGAAATTTGATCTGGCTTTAATCAGTCACGGCGGAATGGGCGGGGAACCTAAAGTATTAAACACAATGATTACAGATAAAAGCTTTAATAGTGCCAGGTATCTGAAAAGTGAAGAACTCAACAGTCTTTTGCAGCAGCAATTGGAGAAAATAAACCAGCAGGAGCGTAGAAAACTAATCAATAGAATTCAGGAAATTTATGCTCAGGAAATGCCTTCTTTACCTCTTTATTATCCTAGCAGCTATTGGGTTTATGATAATCAGGTGAAACTTTTTTATACTAAACAAGGTATTGGTATCGGCGTTCCAATTCCTGCTAACAAAATGTCTTTTGTGAAATAA
- a CDS encoding ABC transporter permease, with the protein MHKSSFAINYLIAFLIIISANFALPRLMPGDPLQAIYGDEALTAMTPELKAELTRRFSLDQSWNEQFTAYIASLLRGDLGYSYYYNTPVTKVILGSLPWTFLLAGPALLLSTLLGLILGIESGYRRGRVLDKTLLAGLMFISGFPDFFIGILMLLLFGVMLNLVPLAGALTPYAGETGLALVLDVLWHLALPLAALLLVRLTSTYLFTRNTVITTLGEAFILTARAKGCPSGVIKYRHAGRNSLLPVVTAASLQLAHLITGTLFIEIIFSYPGVGTLLYSSLLTRDYPLLQGILLTVTVIVLLINFFMDLLYKKLDPRINYAH; encoded by the coding sequence ATGCATAAATCAAGTTTTGCAATTAATTATTTGATAGCCTTTCTCATTATTATCAGTGCTAACTTTGCTTTGCCCAGGTTAATGCCGGGTGATCCGCTGCAGGCCATTTACGGGGATGAAGCTTTGACGGCTATGACCCCGGAGTTAAAGGCGGAGTTAACCAGGCGGTTTTCATTGGATCAGTCCTGGAATGAGCAGTTCACTGCTTATATTGCTTCGCTTTTACGGGGTGATTTAGGGTATTCTTATTATTATAACACTCCGGTAACAAAGGTTATCCTTGGTTCTCTTCCCTGGACGTTTTTACTGGCAGGCCCGGCTCTGCTGCTTTCGACATTATTGGGTCTTATTTTGGGTATTGAGTCGGGATACCGGCGGGGCAGGGTTTTGGACAAAACCCTGCTGGCGGGACTGATGTTTATCAGCGGTTTTCCTGATTTTTTTATCGGTATTCTAATGCTTCTTTTGTTTGGCGTAATGCTGAATTTAGTCCCTTTGGCCGGGGCATTGACACCTTATGCCGGAGAAACCGGCTTAGCTTTGGTGCTGGATGTTCTGTGGCACCTGGCATTGCCGCTGGCAGCTCTGCTGTTGGTCCGGTTGACATCTACTTATCTTTTTACGCGCAATACGGTAATTACTACTTTAGGTGAGGCTTTTATACTGACAGCCAGGGCCAAGGGCTGCCCGTCAGGTGTTATTAAATACCGCCATGCCGGGCGGAATTCGCTTCTCCCGGTGGTAACGGCAGCTAGCCTGCAGTTAGCTCACTTAATAACGGGAACTTTGTTTATCGAAATTATTTTTTCTTATCCGGGAGTAGGCACACTGCTTTACAGTTCTTTGTTAACCCGTGATTACCCGTTGCTGCAGGGAATTTTACTAACTGTTACAGTTATTGTATTATTAATCAATTTCTTTATGGATTTATTATATAAAAAGTTGGATCCGAGGATAAATTATGCACATTAA
- a CDS encoding ABC transporter permease, with protein sequence MHINYWREVKRDNFGRIGIIIFIVLVLLAVLAPLLTGYRPGTYTGSIFKPPSAQYWLGTNDVGQDIWTHLLYGTRTSLTVGCGVALLSAVFSLLIGGTAALFGGYYDRIVMRLVDALIVIPPVIIVILAAAYLKPNLFLLILLLSLLIWPGGARIIRAQTLVLKDRMHVKAARTFGAGWLHLLSRHIVPDFGPVLIAVMIQDARRAVFMEAGLSFLGISDPAMLSWGIMIQHALKFTYLNVWQWWLLPPGFALSLTIMSLTFMGFALEKILDPRLRKQEEGEKHVKH encoded by the coding sequence ATGCACATTAACTACTGGCGGGAAGTAAAACGGGACAATTTTGGCCGGATAGGAATTATAATATTTATTGTGCTGGTGCTGCTGGCTGTTCTGGCTCCTCTGCTGACCGGTTACCGGCCTGGTACTTACACCGGTTCTATTTTTAAACCACCGTCAGCGCAGTATTGGCTGGGAACCAATGATGTGGGGCAGGATATTTGGACTCATCTTCTTTATGGCACGCGTACCTCACTGACGGTTGGCTGCGGGGTGGCCTTGCTGTCCGCTGTTTTCAGTCTGCTTATTGGTGGTACGGCTGCCTTGTTCGGCGGTTATTATGATCGTATTGTGATGCGTTTGGTAGATGCGCTGATTGTAATACCTCCGGTTATTATTGTAATTCTGGCGGCAGCATATTTAAAACCAAACCTTTTTTTGTTAATATTATTATTATCTTTGTTAATTTGGCCCGGCGGAGCCAGGATAATCAGAGCCCAGACGCTGGTCTTAAAAGATAGAATGCACGTAAAAGCAGCCCGCACTTTCGGGGCCGGATGGCTGCATTTATTGTCCCGTCATATTGTCCCGGATTTTGGACCGGTTTTGATTGCTGTTATGATCCAGGACGCTCGCCGGGCTGTTTTTATGGAAGCGGGGCTTTCTTTTTTAGGTATTTCCGATCCGGCTATGCTTAGCTGGGGTATAATGATCCAGCATGCCTTAAAATTTACTTATCTGAATGTCTGGCAGTGGTGGCTCTTGCCTCCCGGATTTGCTCTTTCACTGACAATAATGTCCTTAACTTTTATGGGTTTTGCTTTGGAAAAAATCTTGGATCCACGGCTGCGCAAACAAGAGGAGGGTGAAAAGCATGTTAAGCATTAG
- a CDS encoding dipeptide ABC transporter ATP-binding protein, which produces MLSISNLKVRFGERYILDGINLEIPPGQILALIGESGAGKTTLGRTILRLHDGVIEGNISWNGIELVNLPEEDMRQIRWNSISMVFQNAGEALNPVITVLEQVAEPLLVHARLKKKEARAKARLLLAEAGLPLDRVNAYPPQLSGGEKQRAVIAMALANSPELIILDEPTAAMDGLTRREILELLKRTSEHCAMLLVTHDLSAAAALADHTAVLYDGKIIEAGATGALLEQPGHPYTRGLLRSYPNMTTTKDMQGIKGKLEHCGSGCRFANRCTQAREICASAEPDLNYYNDRQIACHRGGIVPLLQISNLDCHFGPVKVVDGVNLTVFEGETLALVGQSGSGKTTLAATIMGILQPKRGNIVFDEINIGKKRDRSLFKQLQMIFQNPSESISHRATVLEAVREPLDIQNIGSCEERIEKVRRVLEEVQLSSDDTFLGKYPHHLSGGEAQRVAIARAMILQPKLIVADEPTSALDASVQAKILKLLLHLQEERGLALLFITHDIALARKVSDRIAVMRSGRIIEEGLSSRITSQPQNDYTRELLSAAPSLENSLIFEETGRNNMGYRYRLGM; this is translated from the coding sequence ATGTTAAGCATTAGTAACCTGAAGGTAAGGTTTGGTGAAAGATATATTTTGGATGGGATTAATTTAGAAATTCCGCCCGGGCAAATTTTAGCCCTCATTGGGGAATCAGGTGCCGGTAAAACAACACTGGGCCGGACAATTTTAAGGCTGCATGACGGTGTTATTGAAGGAAACATTAGCTGGAACGGTATAGAACTGGTTAACTTGCCGGAGGAAGATATGCGGCAAATAAGATGGAACAGCATCAGTATGGTCTTCCAGAATGCCGGTGAAGCTTTAAACCCGGTCATAACTGTTTTAGAGCAGGTTGCAGAACCGCTGCTTGTTCATGCGAGGCTGAAAAAAAAGGAGGCCCGGGCCAAAGCCAGGCTGCTTTTAGCTGAGGCGGGTTTGCCGCTTGACCGGGTTAACGCCTATCCTCCTCAATTAAGCGGGGGAGAAAAACAGCGGGCGGTTATAGCCATGGCTTTAGCCAACAGTCCCGAGTTAATAATCCTTGATGAACCCACTGCGGCCATGGACGGTTTAACCCGCCGGGAAATTCTTGAACTGCTGAAAAGGACATCTGAGCATTGCGCTATGCTTTTGGTTACCCATGATTTATCTGCTGCCGCCGCATTGGCTGATCACACGGCAGTTTTATATGACGGCAAAATTATCGAAGCGGGAGCAACCGGTGCATTGCTGGAACAACCCGGTCATCCCTATACCAGAGGCTTGTTGCGTTCTTATCCCAATATGACTACCACAAAAGATATGCAGGGGATTAAAGGCAAGCTGGAACACTGCGGCAGCGGCTGCCGGTTTGCTAACCGCTGTACGCAAGCCAGAGAAATTTGCGCTTCTGCGGAGCCTGATCTAAATTATTATAATGACAGGCAGATTGCCTGTCACCGGGGCGGGATTGTACCTTTACTGCAAATAAGTAATTTAGACTGTCATTTTGGTCCGGTTAAGGTGGTAGACGGAGTAAATTTAACGGTTTTTGAAGGGGAAACACTGGCCCTGGTAGGGCAGAGCGGTTCGGGTAAAACTACTCTGGCCGCGACAATAATGGGCATTTTGCAACCAAAGCGAGGAAATATTGTTTTTGATGAAATAAATATCGGCAAAAAAAGAGACAGATCACTTTTTAAACAATTGCAGATGATCTTCCAAAATCCCTCTGAATCAATCAGTCACCGGGCAACCGTACTGGAAGCTGTCAGAGAACCTTTGGATATTCAAAATATCGGCAGCTGTGAAGAACGAATAGAGAAAGTACGCCGGGTTTTGGAGGAGGTGCAATTGTCCTCAGACGATACCTTTCTGGGCAAATACCCGCATCATTTAAGCGGCGGTGAGGCCCAGCGGGTGGCCATAGCCCGGGCCATGATTTTACAGCCCAAGCTGATAGTGGCCGATGAACCGACCTCTGCCTTGGATGCCAGTGTCCAGGCAAAGATTTTAAAGCTGCTGCTTCACCTGCAGGAAGAGAGAGGCTTAGCTTTATTGTTTATTACCCATGATATTGCTCTGGCCCGTAAAGTTAGTGACAGGATAGCCGTCATGAGATCCGGGAGAATTATTGAGGAGGGTCTCTCATCCAGGATTACTTCTCAACCTCAAAATGATTATACCAGAGAATTACTGTCCGCCGCTCCCAGCCTGGAGAATTCATTAATTTTCGAGGAGACCGGCAGAAATAATATGGGATATCGGTACCGGTTAGGAATGTAG